The Microbispora sp. ZYX-F-249 genomic interval TTCGTCGCCTATCTCGGCTACCGCCACTGGCTGCTGCGCCGGGGCGTCCTGCGCGCCCCCGCCGGCCCGGGGCAGCGGCTCGCCGTCAGTGGGACCTCCTCCGGCCCCGGGGAGGCGCGATGAGTGCGGAGCACCTCGAGGGAGCGGCCGTGGTGCTGTTCAGCGGAGGCCGCGGCGGAGCCAGCATCGCTCGTGGACTCGTGCGGACACCCGGGACCACTCTGTCAGTGGTGATCAACGGGTACGACAACGGGTTGTCCACCGGGGTGCTCCGGCACTACCTCCCCGGAATGCTGGGGCCGTCGGACTTCCGCAAGAACCTCCTGCTCCATCTCGACGCCGGGAGTCCGGCGCAGGCGGCGCTGACCACCCTGCTGGAACACCGCCTACCGCCAGGGGCGACACGGCGGGACCTCGCCGCTCTCGTAGGCGCACTTGCCGTCCCGGGGCCGGGGAACGGTCCCCCGTGCGATGGCATCGGCAGCCGCCAGGACTGGCGGATGTTCGCAGCGCTGCCGTCGCGGGTGCGCGCTGCAGCGGTGCGGGACCTGTCGTTCATCGTAGGCCGGCTTGGCAGCCACCCCGAGGGAATCGACCTCACCGACTGCGCGCTGGGCAACCTGCTGTTCGCCGGGGCCTACCTGCGGCTGGGCGAGGACTTCAACGCCGCTGTCCGCGCCTGTGCGACAGTCTTCCAGTCACCCGCCCGCCTACTCAACGTGACGAACGGTGAGAACGCCTACCTGACCGCCCTCAAGCAGGACGGCCGTATCCTTGCCGACGAGGCCGACATTGTCGCGCCTCAGTGCGACACCGCCATCACCGACCTGTATCTGCTACGCGAGCCGATCACCCCGCGGCGCCTGGTCGAACTCGAGGCGCTCCCCGTCGAGCGCATCCGGCGGGCCCTGACCCACGCAGCGGCCGAGGTGACGCTGAACCCCGAGGCGGACCGCGCGATCCGCGACGCCGATCTCATCGTGTACGGTCCTGGGACACCGCACTCCTCACTGCTGCCCACCTACCTCACGCCTGGCGTCGCCGACGCCATCTCCGGCAGCAGGGCCACCACCAAGGTTTTCGTCGTCAACATCCACGACGACCACGACGTCCAGGGACTGGGCCCGCATGCGCTGATGCAGCGCACCCTGTCCTATCTGGGCGACCCATGCAATGAGCGGCGCACGGTCACCCACGTCCTATGCCATCGGGCCACGTCCTCCGGTGCCCCGCCACGCGAGACGGACCGCGGCGACTGGGCGGGCGCACGCTGGATCGTCACCGACCTAGAGGACCCCGAGCGCCCGGGCGTGCACTGCGGCCGGCGCACGCTCTCCGCTCTGGCGGCCATCGTGGGCACGACCGCCGGTGGGGCGGCCCTGGTGAGGGCCGGATGAGCGTGGCCCGCGCCCGGAAGGTCACCGCCACGAACACCACCGGCCCCGTGGACGCCCTTCCGGACGACATCCTGACGTCGAGGCTGGTAGCCACGCGGCGGGTCTGGCTGTGCGATCTGGACGGCACGTTGGTGGACTCCGCTCCGGTCCACGAGGCGGCGTTTCGCGACGCCATCGCCGAGGTCGCGCCGGAGCTGCTCGGCTCCTTCTGCTACGGAGCCCACGCCGGCGCCGCCACGCGCGAGGTGGTGGCCGCACTGGGCGCGGCCCCCGAGGCCGCCGAGCGCCTGATTCGGCGCAAGCAGCAGCTGTACCGTGAACGGGTCGAGGCCGGAATGGTTCCCCTCCTTCCCGGCGCCCGCCGGTTCCTGGAGCGCCTGACCGGCACCGGTCGCATGCTCTACCTGGTCACCGGCGGCAGCCGTGAGTCGGTCCGGCGGGTTTTGTCCGCATGTGCCATGGCCGGCTACTTCCGCGCCGTTCTGACCGCCGACGATGTCGCCAGCGGCAAACCCGACCCTCGCTTCTACCGGCACGCCTGCCTGCTGTGGTCCCTCGACCCGGCCGACTGCCTCGCGCTGGAGGACTCCGCCCACGGGGTGGCCTCCGCCCTCGGCGCCGGACTGGTGACCCTCCAGGTCCACGCGGCCGTAACCGTCCCGGGGGCCGTACCGGTGCGGCACCTGGACCAGCTCACACGCCTCATCGATGCGGAGACGGACGACAGTGAGTGACCTGCGTACCTGTGCGGTGATCCCGGCGGCCGGGCAGGGCAGCCGCCTCGGCATGGAGACCCCCAAGATCATGCTGGAGATCGCCGACGGCGTCACCGTGTGGTCCCTGCTTCTGCGCCGCCTGCGGCCATGGGTGGAGCACGTCCATGTGGTGCTCTCCCCCAGCGGCGAGGCACCGTTCCGGCGGCTCGCGGCGGAGGAGATCGCCCGCGGGGAGGTCTCCGTGAGCGTACAGGCCGAACCCACCGGCATGGGCGACGCCGTGTTCGGCGCGGCTCCATACTGGCGGGACCACGACGCCATCCTGGTGGTTTGGGGCGACCAGGCGAACGTGTCGGCCGCGACGCTCCGCCGGGTCGTCCACGTCCATGGGGAAACGGCCTCACCGGACCGGCCGGGACTCACCATTCCTCTGGTCCCACTGCCGGACCCGTACGTCGAATACGAGTACGACGCCGCGACCTCCGGGCTGCTGGGGGTACGGATGTCCCGCGAGGGCGACCTTTGCCGTCCGGGCGGCCTCGGCGACGTCGGTGTCTTCTGCCTCAGCACCCGGGGACTGACGGAAGCATGGGACCGTTACCTCGCCGAGGTCCTTCCCGGGACGGTCACCGGCGAGGTCAACTTCCTGCCGTTCCTGCCCTATCTGTCCGGGGAAGGCCGGCCGGTGACCGTGGTGCCGGCGGGCGATCCGGACGAGGCGCGCGGCATCAACACCGCGGCCGACCTCGAGTTCGCCCGGACCATCTACCTGCGGCGGGCGGACTGATGGACCGTCCGAACCGGGTCTACGCCGTCTGCTCCGAGGTTCCGCCCGAGGTCGTGGGGGGCCTCGGGCGGTACGCCGAGCGAATGATGGACCCCCTCAGCCGATGTGGCGTCCCGGTCGAGGTATTCGGGGCCGCCGGACGGTGCCGGGCGCCGCGGACCGAACGCTCCGGCGACGTCACACTGCACCGGCTGGCCTCCGCCGGCCTGGGCCTCGTCGGGAATCCCCGTCTGCCGCGGGCGCTGCGGCTGCTGGGCAGGACGGCCGGGCTGCTCGTGTTCAACTTGCGCGCCGCCGTGCGCATCCTGCGCGCCGAGGCGGACCGCTCCGGGCCCGGACGGGCCGGGGCGGCCGTCGCGGTGCACGACTGGATGGGCTGCCCGGCCGGGATCCTGTGCCAGGTGCTCGGCCGCATGCCGGTCGTGTTCCACGTCCACACCCGCGAGCTCAACGCGGCCCCAAGGCAGCACGGCCGGCGCGGGCGGCGCCGTCCCCCGCACGCCGCCGTGCTCGACGCGCTGGAGACGGCCCAGGCCCGGATGGCGCGCCTCATCGTGGTGCCGAGCGCCACGATGCGCGACGAACTGACGGCCCGGGGCTGGCCGGCCGACCGGCTGCGCGTCGTGCCACACGGCTTCGAGGACCCCGAGCTCCTGCGGCTGGCCGGCCTGCCGGGCGAGGAGCGCGACCGGATCCGCTCGGCGGTCCGGCGCCGCTACCTGCCCGGCGGCGAGGGCCGGCTCGTCGTCTTCGCCGGCCGCCTGTCCCCCCACAAGGGCGTCTACACCCTGGTGCGAGCCGTACCTCGGCTCGTCGAGGAGCACGCCGCCACCCGAGTCGTGCTCATCGGCGCCGAGCTCCCGCAAACCGACGACGCCACCGTGCTGGCCCGGCTTGTCGAGGAGACGGGCACCGCCGCACACGTGGTCGCGGGGAACCGGTTCCTGCCGTCCGCCGAGGTGTTCGCGCACTTCCTCGCCGCCGACGTGTGCGTCTTCCCCTCTGTATACGAGCCGTTCGGCCTGGTCGCCGTCGAAGCCATGGCACTGGCCCGGCCCGTGGTCGTCGGCCCCGGCTACTCGCCTGAGGTCGTCGGCGATGGCGCGCTGCGCTGCGCCCACGACGACCCGGAGGAGCTGGCCAGGCTACTGCTGCATTGCCTCCACGACCCCCAGGCCTCGGACCGGCTGGCCCGGAGAGGCTCCGCGTACGTCCGGGAGCGCTACAGCTGGGCCCGGACGGCCGAGCGCACCCTGTCGGCATACGGCGAGGCGGCGCGGTGACACCGGGGCGAACGGCGACCGGCGTGCGGGTGCGGGCCGCCGGACTCCTGGCCGCCCACGGCTGGGCGGTGGGGCCGACCCTGGTGAACGCCCTCGCCAGCGGGGTTTCCGCAGCGACCACCCTGGCCGTGGCCTGGGGCATCGGCGCCGCCGCCTTCGGCCGCTTCACCGTGGTCCTGTCGATCGGGTTGATCGTGGTCGTCCCCATGGTGATGGGCCTGCACTTCGTGATGTACCAGGAACTGCCGCGGACCGAGCCCGCCGGCCACCCGGCCCTTGTGACGACGGCTCTGCTGTCCACGCTGGTGCTGGGGACCGCCCTGTGCACCGCGGGACTGCTGGCCGCTCCCGTGCTGACCGCCGTGTTCGGCGTCGACGTCCGCACGCTCTGCTTCGGGCTCGCCCTGGCACTGTCCCTGACGGCCGCGTACCTGACCGAGAGCTTCCTACGCGGGCTCAGGAGGTACGCCCTCACCGCCGGCCTGAAACTCGCCGTCGCCGTCGCCTACGTCGGCACATCGGCGTACTGCCTGGTCGTCCTCGGGATCAGGGACGCCTACCTCTATCTCGCCGCCCTCATTACGTCTAACGTGCTCTTCGCCGTCGCCTCCGCGGCGGGTTTCCGGGTGGCGCCGCGCCTCTGGTCGGCGGCGCTGGCGCGCTCGCTGTACCGGCACGGCGCCTACCTGACCGCCCTCACCGCCCTCACCGCCGTACTGTTCGGGGTCGACGTCATCTTCCTGAACCACTGGACGACCCAGGCGGACGTCGGCGTCTACTCGATCTACAACAACTTCCCCAAACGGCTGCTCGGCGTGCTGTTCACCGACGGCGTCGGCCTGGTGCTGCTCCCCACGCTGGCGACCATGCACAAGCCCACGGCACTGCGGCGCATCGGCCGCCTGTCCCCCGCAGTCTTCGCCGCGACCGCGCTCGTCTCGTTCGCGGCCAGCGCGGTGTTCTTCCTGCTGCTGCGTGCCGACTACCCCTACTCGCCGGGGCTCATGGCGCTCTCGGCCGCGGGAATCGGCGTCCACACGGTCTTCAATCTGTACTCGCTCGCTCTGCTCATGGACGGGGTGCGGGGGGCGAGGGCCCTCATCGTCGCCCAGGTCGCGAGCACTCCCCTCGTGCTCGGCTGCCAGGCGGCGCTCATCGCCTGGCAGGGCCTGGCCGGCGGGCTGTGGGCGTTCGCGCTGTCCAATCTCGTCCTCGTCGCCGTCATCGTCGCCGTCTGCCGCCGGATGTACGGCCGGGCGGAGGCGGTGGACGACTGACCCGGCCCCGGAGACGTCACCATGAGGATCGCCCAGATCATCACCCAGTTCCCGCCCAACATCACGGCCGGGCTCGGCCGCTACATCGAGGAGATCACCCCTTATCTGGCGGCCCGCCACCGGCTGACCGTGTTCACCCTCAACGACGGCCGCCTTCCGGTGCACGAGCGGATCGACGGGGTCGCCGTGTATCGGCCCATGGGTCGCGTGCTCGGCGCGCTCGGCCGCCGCCGGCGCCTCAACCGCACGCGCGGCACGGACTTCCTCCTGCTCGGGCTGATGGTTGTGACGAGCAACTGGCGTTACTTCCTGCGGCTGTGGGGCGCGGGACGGGATGGGCGGCCCGACCTGGTCGCCGTCCACGACTCGACGAACTTCCTCGCCGGTCTGCTCTGCCACTACGTCCTGCGGCTCCCTGTGGTCCTCCACATCCACACGACGGAGTACGGCGTGGACCGCGGGCGGGGCGGCCTCGTGCGCACGGTGTTCGCGGCGATCGAGCGGTGGCTGGCCCGCGTCGCCCGACGCGTGGTCGTCCCCACCCCCGAGGTCCGGGAGCAACTGGCCGCCGCCGGTTGGGATCGGTCGTCGATCGACGTCGTGTGCCTGGGCGGCACCTTCGAACGGCTTCTGGCCGCCTCCGGTCCCGCCCTGGACGGGCTTCGCGCCGGCAGCGAGGCCCTGCGCACCAGGCTGGGGATCCCCGCCGGGGACCCCGTGCTGCTGTTCGTCGGCCGCCTCGAACGGCAGAAGGGGATTTATCAGCTGCTGGAGGCGATGCCGCGGATCGCCACCGCCGTCCCGGGACTGCGACTGGTGATCGTCGGGGAGGGCGACCATGCCGGAGTCCGGCGGATCGTCGCCGAAAGCGGGCTGGACGGGCGGGTGCTCGACTCCGGCGGCTGGGTGGACCGCCGGGCGCTGCTGGAGTACTACGAGATGGCCGACGTCTGCGTCTTCCCCTCTCTCTTCGAGCCGTTCGGCCTGGTGGCGACCGAGGCCATGGCGCTGGCCAAGCCGACGATCCTCGGCCACGGGTTCTCCCGTGTCTTCCTCGGCGACCGGGACCGGCCCGCCGTTCGGTTCGTGCGCGCCGCCGAGCCCGGCGACATCGCCCGTACGGTCGTCGAGGTCATGACCGACCCGGACCTGCGCCGGGCGCTGGCCGAGCGCGGCGAGCGGCTCATCCGCGAGCGGCTGAGCTGGGCCCGGGCGGCCGACGAGACGCTCACGGTGTACAAGGCGGCTTTGCGCCCGGCTGTCTCGTACGGGTGACCCCTCGCCCGAATAGCACCGTGCAATTGTTTCAGAAACCTTGCAAAAGCTGAAATCGTCGGTTAATGATCGGCGAGGGGCGCGAGGACGATGCAAGTTCGCCCAGTTCAGCAGGCACAAAGCGAGCTCCCGCCTGACGGATGTGATCGAAGACACAGGTACGACGGACGCCCGTCGATCTCGCAGCTAAACGGGCCGACAGTCACGGATTCCGCCGTCCACATGGCGACGAGACCGCGAATCCGTGAGCCGGAACCCGCTTGAGTGAAACGGATTTCGCAAATTTTCAGATTTTTGCGCAAGATCTAGCCTTGCCTTGCAGTGATCGACCCGACGTGGGAGGAACAGGTGACAAGGCGCATCACCCGCAAGATGGCGACTCTCGGCACGGGCCTGGTGTCCCTGCTGGGAGCAGCCCTGGCCACCGCGAGCCCCGCCAGCGCGGACGACGGCGCGGCGCCGAGCTGCGTCAGCTACTACCAGAGCTACTACTACCTGCAGGCCGAGAACACCTGCGATTACGACGTGCACGTCTACGCGGTTTATGCCTCGGGCCCGTCGGCCTCTTCCAACTACCTCAAGGCGCACACCGGCCCGACGACCATCGGCTCGGGATACGGCTTCAGCAACGTGCAGTCCCTGCGGCTGGCCGCGAAGGTCACCGTCTGGGTGCACTACAACGTCGGCTACGGCAACAACGTGGCCATCCGCGGCGACGCCTCGCCCCTCAGCTGGAGCACCGGGCAGGCGTGCGTGAACCGGGCCGCCGATCTGTGGGAGTGCACGGTCAGCGGCATTCCCGGCGGCACCAACTTCCAGTACAAGGTGCTGATCAACGACAGCACCTGGTCCACCGGTTCGAACTACACGGGCGTCAGCGGCCACGGCCACGACATCACGCCCAGCTTCTAGCCCTATGCGACGCGCTCCCGGACGTGGTCCGAGGGCGCGTCGCGCGTGACCTCGCACCCCACCTCATCCCCAGCATCAGGGAGAACCCTTGCGAAGTTCATCCGTGGCCGCCGCTCTTACGGCGGCCGCTCTGCTCGGCCTGCCCGCCGTGTCCGCGGCGGCGCAGACCGATCCCACTCCGCGCGCGGCCGAGGCGGCGCAGGGCGGCGACCACACCGTCACTCTCGTTACCGGCGACACGGTGAAGGCCCGCCTGGAGGGTCACGACCTGCGCGTCCTGTCAGTCGAGCCGGGTGAGGGACGCACAGGCGTAACCTTCTCCGTCACCGACCGCGGCGACCAGGTGTCGGTGGTCCCCTCCGACGCGGCCCCGCTCATCCGGGCCAACCGGGTCGACTCCCGGTTGTTCGAGGTGGGCACGCTGATCGCGGACGGCTACGACGACGCGCGCAGCCAGTCCATCCCGGTCATGACCACCTACCGCAAGAGCACGACCAGCGAGAACGCCGACCGGGCCCGCGACGCCTTCGGCCGCGCGGCCAAGCGCCGGCACGACTTCCCCCGCCTGGGTGTCAGCGCGTTCGCCATCGGCAAGAAGTCCGCCCGCGACGGCTGGCGCGTCCTGACCGGCGGCTCGGCCACCCCCAGCGGCCTGCAGGGCGGCGTCACCAAGCTGTGGCTGGACGGCAGGGTCACCGCCGGCCTCGACCAGAGCGTCCCACACATCGGCGCCCCCACCGCCTGGGCCTCCGGCTACGACGGCACCGGGGTCAAGGTGGCCGTGTTGGACACCGGATACGACACCGACCACCCCGACCTGGCGGGCAAGGTCCTCGCCTCCGCCGACTTCACCGGAAGCACGACCGGTGTCGAGGACATCAACACCCACGGCACCCACGTCGCCTCGACCGTCGCCGGGTCCGGCGCCGCCTCCGGCGGCCTCTACAAGGGCGTGGCCCCCGGCGCGAGCCTGGTCATCGGCAAGGTCCTCGGCGACGACGGCTACGGCTACGACTCCTCCATCATCGCCGGGATGAACTGGGCGGTGAACGACCAGGGCGCCAAGATCGTCAGCATGAGCATCCAGAGCGGCGGTGGCAACCCCGACGCCCCGATCCCCACCGCGATCAACAGCCTGACCTCCCAGTACGACGCGCTGTTCGTGGTCTGCTCGGGCAACTACGGCCCCGGCACCTCCACCATCAGCTCCATCGGCGCGGCCGGGTCGGCGCTGACCGTGGGCGCGGTGGACCTGACCGACACCGTGGCGAGCTTCTCCAGCCGCGGCCCCGTCGGCGACCAGGGCATCAAGCCGGACATGACCGGCCCGGGCGTGGACATCACCGCGGCCGTCCCCGGCGGCGGCTACGGCAGCAAGAGCGGCTGCTCGATGGCCACCCCGCACGTCGCGGGCACGGCCGCGCTCGTCAAGCAGCGCCACCCCGCCTGGGGCGCGCAGCGGCTGAAGGACGCCCTGATGGGCACCACCGCGGCCGCCGCCGGGTCCACCCCCTACACCTACGGCACCGGCCGGGTCGACGTGGCCCGCGCGGTCAGCCAGCAGCTCACCGCGAACCCGCCGAGCGCCGCCCTCGCGGTCACCACCGCGCAGCCCACGGCCACCCGCGCCGTGACCTACACCAACGACGCCGCCACCCCGGTCACGCTCAACCTGGCCGTCTCCGCCACCGATTCCGGCGGTACGGCTCCCGCCCCGGCGGGCCTGTTCACCCTGAGCGCCAATCAGGTGACGGTCCCCGCCAACGGCACCGCGCAGGTCACCGTGACCCTGCACCAGGTCAACGGCACCTACAGCCTGTACGGGGGAGTGCTGACCGCCACCTCCACCGGCGGGGCGTCGGTGCGCACCTCCCTCGGCGCCAAGGTCGAGCCGACGTCCACCACGACGACGGTGCGCGTCCACTACAACGTGGGCTGGGGCAACAGGATCACCATCCGCGGTGACACCTCCCCGCTGACCTGGAGCAGCGGGCAGGACTGCGTCAATAAGGCGGCCGACCTCTGGGAGTGCTCGATCACAGGCATTGCCGCCGGCCAGCAGTTCCAGTACAAGCCGCTGATCAATGACAGCACCTGGTCGACCGGCTCGAACTACTACGGCGTCGGCGGCCAGACCTCCGACGTGTACCCCACGTTCTGACCTGTCCCCGATCGGCGGGATAGCCTCCGGCCGCGGTGTCCTCACACCGCGGCCGGAGGTCGTGTCCCCGGTCGTCAACGGCGGCCACGTACGGTCTCGTAGCCGATCAGGTCGTCCGGCACGGCGTCCGGGACGTGCTCGTCGAACCGCGCCAGCGCCCGGAAGCGGGCCGAGACGAGCACGACCGCGGTGATGGCCAGGCCGAAGCACACGTACATGAACCCGATGCCGCGGCCGGCGCCGACCCCGATGAGGGCGCCAACGCTGTCGGCGAGCGGCCCACCCGGGGCAAGCAGCGGCTCGAAGACCTGCGCGCCGTACGGCGCGACGAGGCCGAAGCCGACGGGCAGGGTGGACCATGCGACCAGCGTGTTGAGCGCGATGACCCGGCCGTGGAACCGCTGCGGCACCTTGACCTGGATGATCGTGGCGTAGACGCCGTTGACCAGGGCGAGGCACAGCGACATGCCGAACGCTCCGGCCGCGATCAGGCCCAGGTCGGCCCGGAGGCCGGTGACCAGGCAGGCCCCGGCGAGGGCCAGGGTCGCCAGCAGGACACCGCGGAGCCTTCGCCGACGCGGGCCGCCCCAGACGGTCATGACCACGCCGCCGACGAACGCGCCCAGGCCGCCGGCGAACGACACCCGTGCCACCTCGGGGAGCCCGGCGAACGCCAGGACCAGCGGTGAGATCATCAGGAACAGCGGTGACAGGAAGACGTTCAGCGCCGCAAAGAATCCGAGCATGCTCCGGAAGCCGCGGCTGCCCCAGGAGTAGCGCAATCCGCCCAGCATCTCCGCCGCGATGCTCTCCCGCCGCCTCGCCGCCATCGTCCGGGGGAACCGGGTCACCAGCACCACTCCGATCGCCAGCGCGTAGCTGGCGACGTCGATGACGAGGATGCCCTTCAGGCCGATGAGCGACATCAGGCCCGCCGCGACGAGGGGGACGACGAGCTGGGCCGTCCCGGTCGCCATCTGGACGAATCCGTTGGCGTGGCCGAGGAAGCGCTTGGGGACGAGCTGCGGAACCGAGGAGGCGTAGGCGAGGCGCTGGAACGTCAGCGCGACGGACAGGCAGACGATCAGGGGGTAGATCTGCCAGATCTCCAGATTGTTCGTCCACAGCAGCGTTCCCAGGACCAGCTGGGTGCCTCCGGCGGCCAGGTCGCCCGCCAGCAGCACCCTGCGCCGGTCGAACCTGTCCACGATCACCCCGGCGAGCGGCGAGACCAGCATGCCCGGCAGCAACCCGAGCACGGCGAACAGTGCGAAGTTCACCAGCGATCCGGTGGTCAGGTAGATCCAGAGCGGTATCGCGAACTCGGTCAGCGCCGATCCGACGATCGAGACCAGCTGCCCGGCCGCCACCGTGCCGAACCGCCGCATGCTCGGACCCGGTTCACGTGCCTTCCCCTTGGGGGATCCCAGGCGCACGGCCGGCAGCGCCTCCTGCTCCGACGTGTCGTGCACCCACCACGTGGACTCATCCGTACGGCCCAGGCGTCCCGGGTCGCCGTCGGCCATCGCCCGGTGGACGGAGGTGAGGATCTGGGCGAGCTCCCCGGCCCGATACCTGAGGAAGAAATGTCCCGCCTCGTCGAGGACGGCCACGCCGGTGCGAGCCGACAGCAGATGCCACTCGCGAAACCGTTCCTGGTAGAACTCGGTGGCCGGGTCACGGTCGCCCACCACGGAGATGATCGGCGCGCGGAGCGGCCGCGTGCCCTCGTCGAACAGCCGGGTGAAGTACCGCTCCGCCTCCCTGGTGCCCTTGCGACGGTTGTCGATCACGAGCTTGAGCTGGTCGCGGCCCAGCTCGTCGACGTCCAGGCCGGCCGCCCGCAGCGCGTTGGCCCACAGCCGGTCGCCGCGCAGCCGGTCGGTGAGCTCCGGCAGGCGGGCCAGCCGGCTCTTCAGCCGGGCGAAGGGGAAGATTCCACCGAGGTAAACGGCGTCCACCTCGCGCCCCGCCGCCTCCAGACCGCGGGCGATCTCCACCGTCAGCATCACGCCGAGGCCGCAATGGCCGTACAGCGCGAGCGGCCCGTCGACGCCGTCGAGGATCTCCTGCACGCACTCGGCCGCGACCTCGTCCAGCGGCCTGGCTTCCTCCCCCAGCTCGTGCCCGGGGACGGCGATCGAGTGCAGTGCCCAGCCGGGGGGCATCTCGTCGGCCAGCGGCTTGTAGATGGCAGCGCTGCCCCCGCCGTACGGCGCGCAGACCAGCGTGGCGGTGGCAGGCCCGGCCGGAGTGAGCCGGTGCAGGAGCCGTCGCGGCCCGTCGTCCTCCCCGTCGGCGAGCCGTGCCAGCGCCCGCACCGTGGGATGCCGGAAGAGGTCCATGACCGTGATCAGCCGGTGCGGCACGACCGTCCGCAGCCGGGCGACCACCTGCATGGCGAGCAGCGAGTGGCCGCCGAGGTCGAAGAAGTCGTCGAGCGCCCCGACCCGGTCGAGCCCCAGCACCCGCTGCCAGACCTCGGCGATCGCCTCTTCCGTCGCGGTCCCCGGGGTGACGAAGCCGGCCTCCTGGTCGGGGCGGTCGTCGCCGGGATCGGGCAGCGCGGCGCGGTCCACCTTGCCGTGCGACTTGAGCGGCAACGCGTCGAGCCACATGTACCGGGACGGGATCATGTAGTCGGGCAGCAGGCCGCGCAGCGTCTCGCGCAGCTCGGTCGCGGCCGGCCGCGACCCGCCGCCGGGATGTCCGAGGTAAGCGATCAGGCGGCCGTCGCGCAACTCCACCACGGCCTGCGCGACGCCGGGAAGCCCGGCGAGCACGGACTCGATCTCACCGAGCTCGACGCGATAACCGCGGATCTTCACCTGGTGGTCGTCGCGCCCCAGGAACTGTAGGTCGCCGCTCGGGAGCCAGCGTGCCAGGTCCCCGGTCCGGTAGAGGCGGGCGCCGGGCCCGCCGTACGGATCGGGGACGAAGCGTTCGGCGGTCAGCCCCGGCCTGCCGAGATAGCCCCGCGCCAGCCGCTCGCCGCCGATGTGGACCTCCCCGGCCACACCCACCGGCACCGGCCACATGTGCTCGTCGAGCACCCGGATCGACGCACCCGGCAGCGGCCTGCCGATCGGCAGCGTCGTGCCCGCACCTTCGCCGCCCGGATCGCCACCGGGCCCGACGGTGAACGTGGTCACCCCCACGGTCGCCTCCGTCGGCCCGTAGTGGTTGACGACCCGGCACCGACCCGCGGCCGCGAGTTCCCTCGCCAGCGACCAGGGCGCCGCCTCTCCGCCGAGGATCAACAGACGCCGGGGCAGCAGTTCCTCGGGCCGGGCGTCGGCCAGGAGGGCGGACAGGTGGGATGGGGTGATCTTCAGGTAGTCGGCCCCGATCCCGGCAAGGTGGGCGGCGAGCGCGGGCGCGGCCGTACGTGCCGGGATGAGATGCAGCGTGCCGCCGGTCATCAGCGACAAGTAGAAGACGGTCACGCCGAAGTCGAAGGCCAGCGACTGCAGCAGGGCGAAGGTGCCGCCCGGCTCGACCTCGAACCGTTCGCGGACGCCCGCCAGGTAGTTCACGACCTCACGGTGCTGCACCGCGACGCCCTTGGGCCGGCCGGTGGTGCCTGAGGTGTAGATCACGTACGCGAGGTCGACGGGCCGGACGTCGCCCCGTACGGGGCCATCGTCCTCGTCCTCGAGATCCGCCAGGCTCACGGCCGTGACGGCGGCGGGGAGGCGGCCACGCAGCCCGGGCGTGACGACGGCGACCTTCGCCGCGGAGTCGGTCACGGCGTGTGCCAGCCGGTCCCGCGGGTGCTCGGGGTCGAGTGGCACGTAGGCGCCACCCGCCTTGAGCACCCCGAGAACCGCCACCGCGACGTCGACGGACTGCTCCATGCAGACGGCCACCCGCTCATCCCGCCCGACTCCGTGGCGCCGCAGGCGTCGGGCGAGCCGGTCGGACAGCCGGTCCAGCTCACCGTAGGTGAGCGTGGCGTCGCCGCAGACGACGGCGGGCGC includes:
- a CDS encoding NTP transferase domain-containing protein, which encodes MSDLRTCAVIPAAGQGSRLGMETPKIMLEIADGVTVWSLLLRRLRPWVEHVHVVLSPSGEAPFRRLAAEEIARGEVSVSVQAEPTGMGDAVFGAAPYWRDHDAILVVWGDQANVSAATLRRVVHVHGETASPDRPGLTIPLVPLPDPYVEYEYDAATSGLLGVRMSREGDLCRPGGLGDVGVFCLSTRGLTEAWDRYLAEVLPGTVTGEVNFLPFLPYLSGEGRPVTVVPAGDPDEARGINTAADLEFARTIYLRRAD
- a CDS encoding 2-phospho-L-lactate transferase CofD family protein, with translation MVLFSGGRGGASIARGLVRTPGTTLSVVINGYDNGLSTGVLRHYLPGMLGPSDFRKNLLLHLDAGSPAQAALTTLLEHRLPPGATRRDLAALVGALAVPGPGNGPPCDGIGSRQDWRMFAALPSRVRAAAVRDLSFIVGRLGSHPEGIDLTDCALGNLLFAGAYLRLGEDFNAAVRACATVFQSPARLLNVTNGENAYLTALKQDGRILADEADIVAPQCDTAITDLYLLREPITPRRLVELEALPVERIRRALTHAAAEVTLNPEADRAIRDADLIVYGPGTPHSSLLPTYLTPGVADAISGSRATTKVFVVNIHDDHDVQGLGPHALMQRTLSYLGDPCNERRTVTHVLCHRATSSGAPPRETDRGDWAGARWIVTDLEDPERPGVHCGRRTLSALAAIVGTTAGGAALVRAG
- a CDS encoding HAD family hydrolase, which translates into the protein MSVARARKVTATNTTGPVDALPDDILTSRLVATRRVWLCDLDGTLVDSAPVHEAAFRDAIAEVAPELLGSFCYGAHAGAATREVVAALGAAPEAAERLIRRKQQLYRERVEAGMVPLLPGARRFLERLTGTGRMLYLVTGGSRESVRRVLSACAMAGYFRAVLTADDVASGKPDPRFYRHACLLWSLDPADCLALEDSAHGVASALGAGLVTLQVHAAVTVPGAVPVRHLDQLTRLIDAETDDSE
- a CDS encoding lipopolysaccharide biosynthesis protein — encoded protein: MTPGRTATGVRVRAAGLLAAHGWAVGPTLVNALASGVSAATTLAVAWGIGAAAFGRFTVVLSIGLIVVVPMVMGLHFVMYQELPRTEPAGHPALVTTALLSTLVLGTALCTAGLLAAPVLTAVFGVDVRTLCFGLALALSLTAAYLTESFLRGLRRYALTAGLKLAVAVAYVGTSAYCLVVLGIRDAYLYLAALITSNVLFAVASAAGFRVAPRLWSAALARSLYRHGAYLTALTALTAVLFGVDVIFLNHWTTQADVGVYSIYNNFPKRLLGVLFTDGVGLVLLPTLATMHKPTALRRIGRLSPAVFAATALVSFAASAVFFLLLRADYPYSPGLMALSAAGIGVHTVFNLYSLALLMDGVRGARALIVAQVASTPLVLGCQAALIAWQGLAGGLWAFALSNLVLVAVIVAVCRRMYGRAEAVDD
- a CDS encoding glycosyltransferase family 4 protein, coding for MDRPNRVYAVCSEVPPEVVGGLGRYAERMMDPLSRCGVPVEVFGAAGRCRAPRTERSGDVTLHRLASAGLGLVGNPRLPRALRLLGRTAGLLVFNLRAAVRILRAEADRSGPGRAGAAVAVHDWMGCPAGILCQVLGRMPVVFHVHTRELNAAPRQHGRRGRRRPPHAAVLDALETAQARMARLIVVPSATMRDELTARGWPADRLRVVPHGFEDPELLRLAGLPGEERDRIRSAVRRRYLPGGEGRLVVFAGRLSPHKGVYTLVRAVPRLVEEHAATRVVLIGAELPQTDDATVLARLVEETGTAAHVVAGNRFLPSAEVFAHFLAADVCVFPSVYEPFGLVAVEAMALARPVVVGPGYSPEVVGDGALRCAHDDPEELARLLLHCLHDPQASDRLARRGSAYVRERYSWARTAERTLSAYGEAAR